The proteins below come from a single Haemorhous mexicanus isolate bHaeMex1 chromosome 18, bHaeMex1.pri, whole genome shotgun sequence genomic window:
- the RPRD1B gene encoding regulation of nuclear pre-mRNA domain-containing protein 1B isoform X2, with protein MSSFSESALEKKLSELSNSQQSVQTLSLWLIHHRKHAGPIVAVWHRELRKAKSSRKLTFLYLANDVIQNSKRKGPEFTREFESVLVDAFSHVAREADEGCKKPLERLLNIWQERSVYGSEFIQQLKLSMEDSNSPQTKVAEEKKSLKRTFQQIQEEEDDDYPGSYSPQDPSAGPLLTEDLIKALQDLENAASGDATVRQKIASLPQEVQDVSLLEKITDKEAAERLSKTVDEACLLLAEYNGRLAAELEDRRQLARMLIEYTQNQKDVLTEKEKKLEELLCFDVWRR; from the exons aTGTCCTCCTTCTCGGAGTCGGCGCTGGAGAAGAAGCTGTCGGAGCTAAGCAACTCCCAGCAGAGCGTGCAGACGCTCTCGCTGTGGCTCATCCACCACCGCAAGCACGCGGGGCCCATCGTCGCCGTGTGGCACCGGGAGCTCCGCAAAG caAAATCAAGTAGGAAACTTACTTTCCTATATTTAGCAAACGATGTCATCCAGAACAGTAAGAGGAAAGGCCCTGAATTTACCAGAGAATTTGAATCTGTTCTGGTGGATGCATTTTCTCACGTTGCCAG AGAAGCAGACGAGGGCTGCAAGAAGCCCTTGGAAAGATTGCTGAACATCTGGCAGGAGAGGAGTGTGTATGGCAGCGAGTTCATCCAGCAGCTCAAACTGTCTATGGAAGACTCCAACAGCCCTCAAACAAAAG TTGCAGAGGAGAAGAAATCTTTAAAGCGAACTTTCCAGCAAATAcaagaggaggaagatgatgatTACCCTGGGAGCTACTCACCCCAAGACCCCAGTGCTGGGCCGCTGCTG ACCGAGGATTTGATCAAAGCCCTACAAGACCTGGAAAATGCAGCATCAGGAGATGCAACAGTGCGGCAAAAAATTGCTTCTCTGCCTCAGGAAGTTCAAGATGTTTCATTACTGGAGAAAATTACAG ACAAAGAGGCTGCGGAGCGGCTGTCGAAGACGGTGGACGAGGCGTGCCTGCTGCTGGCCGAGTACAACGGGCGGCTGGCGGCCGAGCTGGAGGACCGGCGCCAGCTGGCACGGATGCTCATCGAGTACACCCAGAACCAGAAGGATGTGCTCAcggagaaggagaagaagctGGAG GAACTGCTGTGCTTTGATGTTTGGAGAAGGTGA
- the RPRD1B gene encoding regulation of nuclear pre-mRNA domain-containing protein 1B isoform X1, whose protein sequence is MSSFSESALEKKLSELSNSQQSVQTLSLWLIHHRKHAGPIVAVWHRELRKAKSSRKLTFLYLANDVIQNSKRKGPEFTREFESVLVDAFSHVAREADEGCKKPLERLLNIWQERSVYGSEFIQQLKLSMEDSNSPQTKVAEEKKSLKRTFQQIQEEEDDDYPGSYSPQDPSAGPLLTEDLIKALQDLENAASGDATVRQKIASLPQEVQDVSLLEKITDKEAAERLSKTVDEACLLLAEYNGRLAAELEDRRQLARMLIEYTQNQKDVLTEKEKKLEEYKQKLARVTQVRKELKSHIQSLPDLSLLPNVTGGLAPLPSAGDLFSTD, encoded by the exons aTGTCCTCCTTCTCGGAGTCGGCGCTGGAGAAGAAGCTGTCGGAGCTAAGCAACTCCCAGCAGAGCGTGCAGACGCTCTCGCTGTGGCTCATCCACCACCGCAAGCACGCGGGGCCCATCGTCGCCGTGTGGCACCGGGAGCTCCGCAAAG caAAATCAAGTAGGAAACTTACTTTCCTATATTTAGCAAACGATGTCATCCAGAACAGTAAGAGGAAAGGCCCTGAATTTACCAGAGAATTTGAATCTGTTCTGGTGGATGCATTTTCTCACGTTGCCAG AGAAGCAGACGAGGGCTGCAAGAAGCCCTTGGAAAGATTGCTGAACATCTGGCAGGAGAGGAGTGTGTATGGCAGCGAGTTCATCCAGCAGCTCAAACTGTCTATGGAAGACTCCAACAGCCCTCAAACAAAAG TTGCAGAGGAGAAGAAATCTTTAAAGCGAACTTTCCAGCAAATAcaagaggaggaagatgatgatTACCCTGGGAGCTACTCACCCCAAGACCCCAGTGCTGGGCCGCTGCTG ACCGAGGATTTGATCAAAGCCCTACAAGACCTGGAAAATGCAGCATCAGGAGATGCAACAGTGCGGCAAAAAATTGCTTCTCTGCCTCAGGAAGTTCAAGATGTTTCATTACTGGAGAAAATTACAG ACAAAGAGGCTGCGGAGCGGCTGTCGAAGACGGTGGACGAGGCGTGCCTGCTGCTGGCCGAGTACAACGGGCGGCTGGCGGCCGAGCTGGAGGACCGGCGCCAGCTGGCACGGATGCTCATCGAGTACACCCAGAACCAGAAGGATGTGCTCAcggagaaggagaagaagctGGAG GAATATAAACAGAAGCTTGCTCGGGTAACCCAAGTGCGCAAGGAGCTGAAATCTCACATCCAGAGCCTTCCAGACCTGTCACTGCTGCCCAATGTCACAGGAGGTCTGGCACCTCTGCCATCTGCTGGGGACCTGTTTTCAACAGACTAG
- the TGM2 gene encoding protein-glutamine gamma-glutamyltransferase 2 — translation MAEDLVLETWDLHCDRNGQEHRTADMGCKQLVLRRGQPFTITLRFSGRGYEEGVDKLSFNVETGPCPSETSGTSSHFAMTDCPEESCWSAVVQQQDGESLAVSLCSPPNARIGRYSLTLETCTDYQGSSYQIGDFILLFNPWHPEDTVFMRDENERREYVLSQDGLIYQGTCDYIYSIPWNFGQFEDEVLAICLNMLDINPKHLRDQNRDCSRRNDPVYIGRVVSAMVNCNDEDRGVLFGRWDNHYEDGMSPMAWIGSVDILKRWKKFGCQPVKYGQCWVFAAVACTVMRCLGIPSRVVTNYNSAHDTNANLTIDRYINERGEQERQSWDKIWNFHCWVESWMARPDLADGYDGWQVLDPTPQEKSEGVYCCGPAPVKAIKEGDMLPKYDIPFIFAEVNADVVYWVVQGDGVQKQSIRSSDVGKFISTKSVGRDSREDITHNYKYPEGSEEERAVFEKAEHQKKSIGEEDEGLHLRIKVSEGANKGSDFDVFAVVNNNTDEERVCRVTLCARATSHNGTLGPQCGLTDPVDIDIEPRAEKRVPLRILYEEYRDKLTQDNLIKVVALLKDHQTGDIIVAVRDIYVENPPIKIRILGEPMQNRKLVAEISLVNPLTVPLNGCVFVVEGTGLTEGQLVKELEEPVEPQAEAKFRMDLMPRLPGLQKLMVDFESDQLTGVKGYRNVIIAPQPL, via the exons ATGGCCGAAG ACCTGGTGCTGGAGACGTGGGACCTGCACTGCGACCGCAATGGGCAGGAGCACCGCACGGCGGACATGGGCTGCAAGCAGCTGGTGCTGCGGCGGGGGCAGCCCTTCACCATCACCCTGCGCTTCTCGGGCCGCGGCTACGAGGAGGGCGTGGACAAACTCTCCTTCAACGTCGAGACCG GGCCCTGCCCCAGTGAGACATCAGGAACCAGCTCCCACTTTGCCATGACTGACTGCCCCGAGGAGTCGTGCTGGAGTGCCgtggtgcagcagcaggacgGAGAGTCCCTGGCTGTGTCACTCTGCTCCCCACCCAACGCGCGCATCGGCCGCTACAGCCTGACCCTGGAGACCTGCACCGACTACCAGGGCTCCAGCTACCAGATCGGGGACTTCATCCTGCTTTTCAACCCCTGGCACCCAG AGGACACAGTTTTCATGCGTGACGAGAACGAGCGCCGTGAGTACGTCCTGTCCCAGGACGGGCTTATCTACCAGGGCACCTGTGATTACATCTACTCCATCCCCTGGAACTTCGGCCAG TTTGAGGATGAAGTCTTGGCCATCTGCCTCAACATGCTGGACATAAACCCCAAACACCTGAGGGATCAGAACCGGGACTGCTCCCGCCGCAACGACCCCGTGTACATCGGCAGGGTGGTGAGCGCCATG GTGAACTGTAATGACGAGGACCGGGGGGTGCTCTTTGGGCGGTGGGACAATCACTACGAGGATGGGATGAGCCCCATGGCCTGGATTGGGAGCGTGGATATTCTCAAGAGGTGGAAGAAGTTTGGGTGCCAGCCAGTCAAGTATGGCCAGTGCTGGGTCTTTGCTGCTGTGGCTTGCACTG tCATGCGGTGCCTGGGGATCCCCAGCCGGGTGGTGACCAACTACAACTCAGCCCATGACACCAACGCCAACCTGACCATCGACCGCTACATCAACGAGCggggggagcaggagaggcaaTCCTGGGACAAGATCTg GAACTTCCACTGCTGGGTGGAGTCATGGATGGCCCGTCCTGACCTGGCAGATGGCTATGATGGGTGGCAGGTGCTGGACCCGACCCCTCAGGAGAAGAGTGAAG gagtTTACTGCTGCGGGCCAGCCCccgtcaaagccatcaaagaGGGTGACATGCTGCCCAAGTACGACATCCCCTTCATCTTCGCCGAGGTGAACGCTGACGTGGTGTACTGGGTGGTGCAGGGTGACGGGGTGCAGAAGCAGAGTATCCGATCCTCAGACGTGGGCAAGTTCATCAGCACCAAGAGCGTAGGCAGGGACAGCCGGGAGGACATCACCCACAACTACAAATACCCGGAGG GGTCTGAGGAGGAGCGAGCAGTGTTTGAGAAGGCAGAGCATCAGAAGAAGTCCATCggggaggaggatgaggggCTGCACCTCAGGATCAAGGTGTCAGAGGGTGCAAACAAGGGCAGTGACTTCGATGTCTTCGCTGTCGTCAACAACAACACAGACGAGGAGCGTGTCTGCAGGGTGACACTGTGTGCCCGTGCCACCAGCCACAATGGCACCCTCGGGCCCCAGTGCGGCCTCACCGACCCGGTGGACATTGACATTGAGCCCAGGGCAG AGAAGAGGGTGCCCCTGCGCATCCTGTATGAAGAGTACAGGGACAAACTGACCCAGGACAACCTCATCAAGGTGGTGGCTCTCCTGAAGGATCACCAGACTGGCGACATCATCGTGGCTGTCAGGGACATTTATGTTGAGAATCCACCAATCAAGATCAGG ATTTTAGGAGAGCCAATGCAGAATCGGAAGCTGGTGGCTGAGATCAGCCTGGTGAACCCTCTCACCGTGCCCCTGAACGGCTGCGTGTTCGTGGTGGAGGGCACCGGCCTCACCGAGGGGCAGCTGGTCAAGGAGCT TGAGGAGCCGGTGGAGCCACAGGCAGAGGCCAAATTCCGGATGGATCTGATGCCGCGGCTGCCGGGGCTGCAGAAGCTGATGGTGGACTTTGAGAGTGACCAGCTGACGGGGGTCAAGGGCTACCGCAACGTCATCATCGCACCCCAGCCCCTGTGA